From the genome of Blautia hydrogenotrophica DSM 10507:
TATATCAGTGTTCTGGAGAGGAAAAAGGAGATCGGAATTCTGCGTGCGATCGGTGCTTCTAAGGGGAATGTTTCTGAGGTGTTCAACGCGGAGACCGTCATCATCGGTCTTTGTGCGGGACTGATTGGAATCGGCCTAACTCTGTTTTTGCTGATTCCTGGGAATATGCTGATTCATCATCTGGCGGATACAGACAATATCAATGCGGTGCTTCCTGTCCAGTATGCGGTAGTCTTGGTGCTTCTCAGCGTGCTTTTAACTCTTTTGGGAGGTTTGATTCCCTCGAAGAAGGCAGCTAAGAGCGATCCAGTGACAGCGCTTCGAACGGAATAGAGAACCATGGTTAGATTTTTTGCCGAATAAGACAAAGTTATATAAAAATAGGACTTATTGTATCCATGTAAAAGGCTATCGGATTGTAGACGGGGAGAAAATCTAAAGTGACTGGTCGCCGATGAAAACGTGCGTACAAAATAAACGGCAGAAAGCTGTGCCTTTCTTTTGTTCGCTGAATTGCAAATTCTGAGAGAATATGGTACAATATGAGAAAATTTCAGAATAAGTGAGGTCGCAGACTATGAAGAAAGAAGTATTGGATTTTGTTGTGGCTAAGACACAGGAACTGATTGACGCTCCTACCTGCAGCAGTGAGACGAGAGCGTCTGCTAAAGAGTGGTTAAGCGCGGTGGGAACGGAAAAAGAAGCTGATGAGACCAGAAAATATATTGCGGAGTTGGAGGCAGATATCATGCCCATCGACACACTGATAGCTTTTGCGGAGTCAGAGGGTGGGGCAAAAGTATTTGGTCCGGATAAGACAAAAGAAGTTGCGCAGCACGCAAAAGATATCAAGGCAGCAGGAGCAGTTTACTGCGACTGTCCGGCTTGCGCGGCAGTGGAGGAGATTCTCAAGAAAAAGGAAGAGATGCTTCAGTAAAGAGACAATTTTCTGAGATATGAAGATGCCAGGAATCTTAAATTAAGGTTCTTGGCATCTTTTATTGTGTAATAAGCTGTACATGATATCGCGCGATTATTTCCCGTAATTTTTCAAGATTCTCCAAAGGGTACTTCGGCTAATACCTAGCCGACGAGAAGTTTTTTCTTTGTTTCCATGTTCTTCTTTTAGTACAGTTTGGATGATTTGGTAATTGATCTCGTCTAATGTCTGATGGAGGTCTAGATTAGCAGAAGGGAGGCCATAAGAAGGCGTGGTCTCCTGTTCCAGCATATGTTTTACATCCTGGTATACGATATAAGGAGTTTGAGTGATCACGATGAGCTCTTTCAGTACATGCTGCAACTGGTCCAAATTGTGGGGCCAAGAAAAATTGGTCATAAGTTCCATGGCCTCTGTCTCAAAACCGATGATCTGTTTTCCCAGGGAGACGTTCAGCTTGTGCAAATGCAGGGCTGTGATACTGGGAATATCGTCCGCGCGTTCTCTTAGAGGAGGAAGCTTTAAGGTTAGGCAGGACAGATGATTTTCTAGGTAATCCCGAACGGTGGTAGTCTCCGGGTATTGATCAGAGTTTAACACCAGAGAGAATAAAAGTCGGTTTCTCTTAGCTAGGTTGGTCTGTTCCAGATAGAGAAAAAGCTTTTCGGCCTGATTCTTAGAGAGGGCTCCTGGATTTTTAATATAGATAGTGGAATGGAGGCTGTTTAAGGGGGAATTATCGCTGCTGATTAAGGTGTTCCACTTTCTTTCATTCATAAACTCACAGTCTATTTTGTAGAAGGGTGAACTGTCAAAAGGGCCGTTTTCATAGAGAAGGGAGGCCACTTTGTCTTTTCCGGTGCCAATTTCTCCAATCATTAGGATTGGCAGGCGACTTTTGCTGTACTCCTCGATCATGTGAGAGATGTTCCCCATGTTGTTAGAGCTGCTGTAAAAATCTAGGAAATCATTGGGCAGTTGGTCAGATTTATTGTAAATAGTAATTCCGAAGTCCTCCTCAGGATAGAGCGCCTCTTTTTGCTGTATGGTGACAGCGGTATATTTCTGTTCCGCATAATAGAGATGGCGATTCTTGAGGGTATAGATTTTGTCGCGAATCTGCCTTTCGACACATTGATTGGGAACCTTCAGGAAAGCGCTTAGATAAGTTTGGACAAAATGCATGAGGGATACATTCATCTCATCGACCACCAGACTGGAAAACCAAAGGGAGCCCGCAGGATCGTAGATTAGAAATTCACGGTCCTCATTGGTAAGGAGTGCCTGAAACAGATCTTTTTGTTTGTATACATGCTGAGAGGAACGCACGAGTTTTACTGCCTCGTCAATGGCGTCATTGATGCTCTCAGTTCCGGAGGTAATCAGGATAGAATTCAGGTTTAGCTTTTTGGCAGCGTTTGAGCCGGTCATATCGCAGAGGACCAGGGTACAGCCCTTTTTTTTGGCGGTACGCAGGGCAGCGACCGCATTCTCCTCACTGGAGAAGGTGATGATATCAATGTCATACTGAAGTAAATCACAGAGCACACGAGCATAACTGGTTATGCCGGAAAAACCGGCGATGACAAATTTTCCGGAATAATTCTGCGCAAGTTTGATAGTACGTAGGATATCATAGCCGGATATGGAGATATCGACGACGGGTAGGTCTACGGTAGAACGGATTAATTCGGCAGTACCGCCGCGAGAGATGATGACATCGTAGTTTTTGTGGGCCAATTCCATGGCTATTTTTTTACCAGTATTCAAATCGCCGGTCTGTGCAGTGAGCTCGATGTCGTCCCGCTGGCTAGCCAGGATAGCGATAGTATCAGCCATGCCCTCATAGGGCGCGACTGCGAGTATTTTTATTTTCTGCATGAGCATTCTCCTATTCTTGGTTTACCCGAAGCGGGTAAGACTGTATGAGAGATCATATGGAATCCTTACCTTCAGTGTACACATGGATAAGGAGGGTATCTATAAGTTAATCCAGAAGTGTTTTATTTGTCAACTGAAAAGGGAAGGTTTTTGAAAAAAAAGATTTAAAAGTCAACATATAAAAGAAATAAATAAAAAATGTGTCAAAATGAAACTAACAAAACTTAATACGTTTCAAATTAAAACAAAAAATAAAATTGAAAGCGTTGAATAGAATCGAAAATCAGTGTATTGTATAGAAAAAGAAACAAAGAACCAAAAAACGTATCATAATGAAACAATTGGAGGAGATAAAATGAATTATCAAATTAAGATTCCGTCATGCGTATGCGGCGGAGAAGGATGCGTTGAGAATATTAAAGACATCATTAAGAAAGAAAATGCGAAAAAGCTGATTGTGTTTACAGACAAGGGAATCCGAGGTGCCGGTCTTCTAGATATTCTGACAAACACATTAGATGAGATAAAAGCGGAATATCAGATTTTTGACGATCTTACGGCGGAGCCTGCTTATCAGGATGTGGAAAGAGTCATCAAGGAAGCAGAAGGCTGTAGTGGGGATTTGATTGTAGCCATCGGCGGCGGAAGCGTTATGGATGCGGCCAAATTATGCTCTGTCTTAAAAGGAGCTAGCTATACAGTGAGAGATCTTTTGAAGGATCCGTCTTTGGCAAAGAAACAGGTGAAAACCGTGATGATTCCGACGACTTGTGGAACCGGTTCAGAGGCCACCTGTAATGCGATTGTTGCGATTCCGGAAGAGGAATCCAAAAAGGGTATTGTCAATGATAGCATGATTCCAGATTACGTGTTGCTGGATTCTCAGATGATTAGAAAACTGCCGAAAGCGATTGTGGCAGCGACCGGCGTAGACGCGTTGGCTCATGCGGTGGAGTGTTATACCTCCAAAAAGGCTACTCCATTTTCCGATACGTATGCGGCAGCTTCTGCGAAATTGATTTTCAAAAATATTAAAGAAGCTTACGACAATCCTGAAAATATGGAAGCAAAAAATAACATGCTGTTGGGCGCATTTTACGGCGGAGTGGCAATCACAGGAAGTGGAACGACTGCGGTTCATGCGTTGTCTTATCCATTGGGAGGAAAATACCACATCGCTCATGGTGTCTCCAATGCGATTTTATTTGCTCATGTGATGGAATATAACAAGAGCGCTTGCAGTGAGAGACTTGCGAAGCTGTGTGATGCGGTATTCCCAGAAGAGCATGAGAAGACCGTAGATGAGAAAGCAGAGTATATGATTGGGCAGATTGCAGATATTGTGAAAGCGACAAATATTCCTACAGATCTGAATGA
Proteins encoded in this window:
- a CDS encoding sigma-54-dependent transcriptional regulator is translated as MQKIKILAVAPYEGMADTIAILASQRDDIELTAQTGDLNTGKKIAMELAHKNYDVIISRGGTAELIRSTVDLPVVDISISGYDILRTIKLAQNYSGKFVIAGFSGITSYARVLCDLLQYDIDIITFSSEENAVAALRTAKKKGCTLVLCDMTGSNAAKKLNLNSILITSGTESINDAIDEAVKLVRSSQHVYKQKDLFQALLTNEDREFLIYDPAGSLWFSSLVVDEMNVSLMHFVQTYLSAFLKVPNQCVERQIRDKIYTLKNRHLYYAEQKYTAVTIQQKEALYPEEDFGITIYNKSDQLPNDFLDFYSSSNNMGNISHMIEEYSKSRLPILMIGEIGTGKDKVASLLYENGPFDSSPFYKIDCEFMNERKWNTLISSDNSPLNSLHSTIYIKNPGALSKNQAEKLFLYLEQTNLAKRNRLLFSLVLNSDQYPETTTVRDYLENHLSCLTLKLPPLRERADDIPSITALHLHKLNVSLGKQIIGFETEAMELMTNFSWPHNLDQLQHVLKELIVITQTPYIVYQDVKHMLEQETTPSYGLPSANLDLHQTLDEINYQIIQTVLKEEHGNKEKTSRRLGISRSTLWRILKNYGK
- a CDS encoding iron-containing alcohol dehydrogenase, whose product is MNYQIKIPSCVCGGEGCVENIKDIIKKENAKKLIVFTDKGIRGAGLLDILTNTLDEIKAEYQIFDDLTAEPAYQDVERVIKEAEGCSGDLIVAIGGGSVMDAAKLCSVLKGASYTVRDLLKDPSLAKKQVKTVMIPTTCGTGSEATCNAIVAIPEEESKKGIVNDSMIPDYVLLDSQMIRKLPKAIVAATGVDALAHAVECYTSKKATPFSDTYAAASAKLIFKNIKEAYDNPENMEAKNNMLLGAFYGGVAITGSGTTAVHALSYPLGGKYHIAHGVSNAILFAHVMEYNKSACSERLAKLCDAVFPEEHEKTVDEKAEYMIGQIADIVKATNIPTDLNEFGVKMEDLDFLVDAGSKQTRLLVNNMKELSLDDIRNIYLKVLK